A part of Desulfobacterales bacterium genomic DNA contains:
- the hslU gene encoding ATP-dependent protease ATPase subunit HslU, giving the protein MSELKPFEIVIELDKYIIGQHKAKRSVAIALRNRWRRQQVDPDLRDEIAPKNIILIGPTGVGKTEISRRLSRLADAPFIKIEASKFTEVGYVGRDVESMIRDITELSVNMVKSREQEAVRDKARAIAEERVLDLLLPKTPASGAARPDGAAAMQAEAALPPPNDGHATREKLREMLRAGKLDNRYIDLEVSERAMPVVEIFSNVGMEEMGINFKDMFNNLMPKATKKRKVKVPEALEIMAQEESQNLVDMDKVVSQAVEKVEQSGIIFLDEIDKIAGSNGGHGPDVSREGVQRDLLPIVEGSTVTTKYGPVRTDHILFIASGAFHIAKPSDLIPEMQGRFPIRVELDSLDRSDFVRILTEPKNALLLQYIALLRTEGVDVGFEDAAVERIAAIAEEVNNATENIGARRLHTIMECLLEDILFEAPDMAEKKIVIDEAFVNNKLKDIKDDEDLSRYIL; this is encoded by the coding sequence ATGAGCGAACTGAAACCATTTGAAATCGTCATAGAACTGGATAAATACATCATCGGGCAGCATAAAGCCAAACGGTCGGTTGCCATTGCTCTGCGCAACCGCTGGCGGCGGCAGCAGGTCGATCCGGACCTGCGGGATGAAATTGCGCCCAAAAATATTATCCTGATCGGCCCCACCGGGGTCGGCAAAACCGAGATCTCCCGGCGCCTGTCGCGACTGGCGGACGCCCCCTTCATCAAGATCGAAGCCTCGAAGTTTACCGAAGTCGGCTATGTGGGGCGCGATGTGGAATCCATGATCCGGGACATCACCGAACTGTCGGTCAATATGGTTAAGTCCAGGGAGCAGGAAGCGGTCAGGGACAAGGCCCGGGCCATCGCGGAAGAAAGGGTGTTGGACCTGCTGCTACCCAAAACGCCGGCATCCGGGGCGGCGAGACCGGACGGGGCGGCCGCAATGCAGGCTGAAGCTGCGCTGCCGCCGCCGAACGACGGCCACGCCACCCGCGAAAAGCTGCGCGAAATGTTGCGGGCCGGCAAACTCGACAACCGCTACATCGATCTGGAGGTGTCTGAACGGGCCATGCCGGTAGTTGAAATATTTTCAAATGTCGGCATGGAGGAAATGGGAATAAACTTCAAGGATATGTTCAACAACCTGATGCCCAAAGCCACTAAAAAGCGCAAGGTCAAGGTGCCCGAAGCGCTGGAGATTATGGCCCAGGAGGAATCCCAGAACCTGGTGGACATGGACAAGGTCGTCAGCCAGGCCGTCGAAAAGGTGGAGCAGTCCGGGATCATATTTCTGGATGAAATCGATAAGATCGCCGGCAGCAACGGCGGGCACGGACCGGATGTTTCCCGCGAAGGGGTCCAGCGGGATCTGCTGCCCATCGTGGAAGGCTCTACGGTCACCACCAAGTACGGACCGGTCAGGACCGATCATATCCTGTTTATCGCCTCGGGCGCTTTTCACATTGCCAAGCCGTCGGACCTGATACCGGAGATGCAGGGCCGCTTTCCCATTCGGGTCGAGCTCGACTCCCTTGACCGCAGCGACTTCGTCAGGATTTTGACCGAACCCAAAAATGCCCTGCTGCTGCAGTACATTGCGCTCTTGCGGACCGAAGGCGTCGATGTGGGATTTGAAGACGCTGCCGTTGAAAGGATCGCAGCGATTGCCGAAGAGGTCAACAACGCCACCGAAAACATCGGCGCGCGGCGGCTGCATACCATCATGGAGTGCCTGCTGGAAGACATTCTGTTTGAAGCGCCGGATATGGCTGAAAAGAAAATCGTCATCGATGAAGCGTTTGTGAACAATAAATTAAAAGATATCAAGGACGATGAGGACCTGAGCCGGTATATATTGTAA